DNA from Gemmatimonadota bacterium:
GCGAGGGGGCGGGTTATATGACAGGGGAGTGCAGGCCGTGACTTGCGCCGGCCGTGAGCCGTTGAGATTGTGCAGCCATGGCACTGCAGCTCGAGGTCGTATCGGCGAACGGTCCGCCGGCGCTCCTGGCGATGGCCAAGGCGCTCGTGGGCGAGTACGCGGCGATGCCACACATCGCCGGGCGATGGGCGACGCCGGAGGCCGACATCTCGGCGTTGCCCGCACCCTATGTCCTCCCTGCCGGCATCCTCCTGGTGGCGCACGAGGACGCCGAACCGATCGGCTGCGGGGCGCTGCTCGCCTTTGCGCCGGGCATCGGCGAGATCAAGCGCGTGTACGTGAGGCCGCAGGGTCGGGGGCGCGGCGTCGGTGAGGCGGTGACGCGGGCCCTCATCGACTGTGCGGGACAACTCGGCTTCGACCGCGTGCGACTGGACACCGCCCCGGAGCTGCTCGCGGCGCGCGCGCTGTACGAGCGACTCGGCTTCGTCGCCATTCCCCACTATCGCGATGGACTGCTCCCCGGCACGCTGTGTTTCGAGCGCAGCGTGCGCGGGGTGCAGGACGGTGGCGCCGGGGCGGCCTAACGAGCGTCGGTGACGGGCTTCGGAGCAGGACCGCCCCTGGCCTCCGCTGTCGAGCGTGCCATGACCGTACTCACGAGCCGTCCGAGTTCGGCGTGCTGGAAGGGTTTTGCCATCGCGGCCATGAAGCCTGCCTCCCGGTAGTTGGCCATCGTGGGGTCGTCCGAGTAGCCGCTCGCCACGATCGCACGCGCCTGCGGGTCGTGTTGGAGGATCTCTGCCATGGCCTGCCGGCCGCCCATCCCGCCGGGAATCGTTAGGTCCATGATGAGGAGGTCGAACGGCCGTCCCGCCTGCATGCGCTCCAGGTAGCGCTGCACGGCGTGCCGCCCATCCGCGACGGTCTCCACCGAGTACCCCCATCGTTCGAGCGTCCGGCGCAGCACCAGCTGCACGGACGGTTCGTCGTCGAGCACCAGTATCGACCCGCTACCCGACGGCACGTGTGACGGCGCGGATGTCGGCTCAACCTCCACCTCGCTGGACGCGGGGAAGAACGCGCTGAAGATCGTCCCGCTCCCCACCCGTGACTCGAACGTGAGGGTCCCGCCGTGGTTGCGGCAGATGGCGAACGCCGTCGCCAGTCCAAGGCCGCTGCCGCCGCTTCGAGTGGAGAAGTACGGATCGAAGACGCGGTGCCGGATCGACTCGGCGATCCCCGTGCCATTGTCGATGAAATCGATGCGCACGAACCGCGCGTCGCCGGTCGCCGCACCAGTAGGCAGGGCGCCGTGGAAATTCGAGGCGCGAACCAGCAAACGCCCTCCCTCCCCCGTCGCCTGTTGTGCGTTGATCACGATGTTGCTCACGACCTGGCTGAACTGGCCGCTGTCGACGTGCGCATGCCACAGATCGCCCGGCACCTCCACATCCACCCGCATGTGCGAACCGGCTCCGGCAAGGCCGACGGTATCGCGCAGCAGACGCCCGACATTCGTGATGCGACGAACCGGCGCTCCACCCTTCGAGAAGGCAAGCAGCTGCTTGGTGAGGCGGCTCGCGCCGATCGCCGCCTTCTCCGCATACGCCAGCATCTCCTGCTGCTCGGCAGGATTCCCATTCTTCGCGAGCGTGACATGGCCCACGATTGCCGTCAACGCGTTGTTGAAGTCGTGGGCGATGCCTCCGGCGAGAACGCCGAGCGCCTGCACCTTGTCCTCGCGCTGTCGCAGCTCCTGTTGTCGGTGCTCCTCGGTCGCATCGCGCACCGTAACAAGGAGGCACGACCTTCCGCCCAGCGTGACCGCGCTCCCGCGGAGTTCCGTCCAGCGTGGGCCACCGGGAGCATCGGTCCAGCAGTCGTCGATCGCCGGTTGGTCGCGCTGTTCGCCTCCGAAGAGCCGCGAAAGGGCGTGGCCAAGCCACGCAGGCTTCAACTCCCCGACCGTCGCCCCGCGCGTCACGGCGTCCGCGCCGCACAGCGCCTGGGCCGGGCCGTTGAGATCGACGATGTGCCGTGTGTCGGCGTCGAGCAGGAAGATGGGTACCCCCACCGCGTGAAAGAGGGCGCGATAGCGTTGCTCCGACTCAGCGAGCGCGCGCTGCGCGCGCCCTCGCAGCACGTACAGCACGCCGAGGAGGACCAGGGCGAGGCCCAACAGTGCGCTCCCCGCGATGAGCCAGCGCAGCTTGTCCCGGCGCGACTCGGCCAGTGCCGACATCGTGGCGAGGTCGCGCTCCCGCTCGCGCGCCTGATAGCGCGTCTCGAGCTCGGCGATGCGGCCGCGCGTGGCGCTGTCGGAGAGCGTGGCCTGCAGCTCATGAAAGCGCCGGTAGGCAAGGAAGGCCCGACCGGTGTCTCCAACCGCCAGGTGCGCCTTCGAGAGCCACTCCAGTTGAATAGCGGCGTCGTGCCGGTCGTTGATCTCGAGCGCGAGCGCGATCGACTGCTCGAAGAGCGTGATCGCGGTCCTCGCATCGCCGCGTTTCAGCTCAATCTCCGCCAACGCCCCTCTCGTGCGCACGAGTCCGTCCTTGTCGCCGATGCGCTCGCGCACCGCGAGTGCCTGCTGGTGGAAGGCGACGGCACGGTCGGGTTCCTTGAGCTTCTCGTACGCGTGCCCGATGTTGCTCAGCTCCTTGGCCAGCCCGTACGGGTTGTTCGCGGCGCGGTCGTTCGCCATCGCGCGCTCGAGGTACGGCAGTGCTTCCCGCGGCCGATCGAGCTCGAGGAGCGTGAGTCCGACATTGTTGAGCGTATTCGTGAGGTTCGACTTCGGCCCGAGCCGTTCATGAATGGACAGTGCGCGCTTCAGCGCGGCGAGCGCTTCCTGCTTCCGCCCGAGGTCGACGTACACAAGCCCGATGTTGTTGTGCCATCGCGCCACCGCGATCTCGTCACCCATGGCCTCACTGACCTGCAAGGCGCCGAGGTAGCCCCTCAGTGCCGCATCGTAGTCCCCCTGCATGTAGTGGATCGCGCCGACAAGCGAGCGTGTTCGCGCGAGCAGCGCCGAGTTCCCGCGCGGCTCCAGTAGCGTCCGCGCCCGCTCCGCCGCGACCGTCGCGGCGGCGTAGTTGGCGCGACGCCATTCGACGAACCCAAGCTGATAGGCGGCTTCGGCCGTTGCCGTATCCGCCAGCGCCATGCGCGCCGCGCGCTCTGCGCGCTGGGCTTCGCCGAACGCGCGATCGTAGTCGCCCGTGGTCTCCAGGGCGAAGCTGCGAAGCACATGCGCGCGCACTTCCAGCGACGGCGACGAGTTGGCTTCGAGCAGTGTCAACGCCTCCTGCGTCAGGGCCAGGACCGCGGCTGACTGCTCGCGACGCGCGTCGGCAAGCGCGAGGAGGAGTGGAATGCGTGCGGAGCCCTTTGCCACCGCGAGCCGGCGCTCGAGGGCAGCGGTGTCGCGAGCCGTCGGAGGTTGTGGGGTCGCGGCCGACGCGGCGAC
Protein-coding regions in this window:
- a CDS encoding GNAT family N-acetyltransferase, producing MALQLEVVSANGPPALLAMAKALVGEYAAMPHIAGRWATPEADISALPAPYVLPAGILLVAHEDAEPIGCGALLAFAPGIGEIKRVYVRPQGRGRGVGEAVTRALIDCAGQLGFDRVRLDTAPELLAARALYERLGFVAIPHYRDGLLPGTLCFERSVRGVQDGGAGAA
- a CDS encoding tetratricopeptide repeat protein, which produces MRPTRLVAPLLGCLVTLFVAASAATPQPPTARDTAALERRLAVAKGSARIPLLLALADARREQSAAVLALTQEALTLLEANSSPSLEVRAHVLRSFALETTGDYDRAFGEAQRAERAARMALADTATAEAAYQLGFVEWRRANYAAATVAAERARTLLEPRGNSALLARTRSLVGAIHYMQGDYDAALRGYLGALQVSEAMGDEIAVARWHNNIGLVYVDLGRKQEALAALKRALSIHERLGPKSNLTNTLNNVGLTLLELDRPREALPYLERAMANDRAANNPYGLAKELSNIGHAYEKLKEPDRAVAFHQQALAVRERIGDKDGLVRTRGALAEIELKRGDARTAITLFEQSIALALEINDRHDAAIQLEWLSKAHLAVGDTGRAFLAYRRFHELQATLSDSATRGRIAELETRYQARERERDLATMSALAESRRDKLRWLIAGSALLGLALVLLGVLYVLRGRAQRALAESEQRYRALFHAVGVPIFLLDADTRHIVDLNGPAQALCGADAVTRGATVGELKPAWLGHALSRLFGGEQRDQPAIDDCWTDAPGGPRWTELRGSAVTLGGRSCLLVTVRDATEEHRQQELRQREDKVQALGVLAGGIAHDFNNALTAIVGHVTLAKNGNPAEQQEMLAYAEKAAIGASRLTKQLLAFSKGGAPVRRITNVGRLLRDTVGLAGAGSHMRVDVEVPGDLWHAHVDSGQFSQVVSNIVINAQQATGEGGRLLVRASNFHGALPTGAATGDARFVRIDFIDNGTGIAESIRHRVFDPYFSTRSGGSGLGLATAFAICRNHGGTLTFESRVGSGTIFSAFFPASSEVEVEPTSAPSHVPSGSGSILVLDDEPSVQLVLRRTLERWGYSVETVADGRHAVQRYLERMQAGRPFDLLIMDLTIPGGMGGRQAMAEILQHDPQARAIVASGYSDDPTMANYREAGFMAAMAKPFQHAELGRLVSTVMARSTAEARGGPAPKPVTDAR